The following are from one region of the Armatimonadota bacterium genome:
- a CDS encoding sn-glycerol-1-phosphate dehydrogenase, translating to MTTDLNSLLGRSFACACGQTHSVPTREVDMGRGALDRLRSLAERHLPDAGGVLIADRNTWDVCGRRAHGLLAGIADRHIILAPFDGEGKVHADDVTLAGLCAALPGDAAFLVCIGSGTLNDLTKLAASAAGIPSLCVATAPSMNGYPSAIAAITVRGVKSTQPCQPPVAICCDTDVFSAAPREMIQAGFGDLLSKNTSSADWLMAHLLTGEHYCERCVQLVTDAECACRAQAASIGAGEPKAIELLMDGLIRSGVSMAMAGSSSPASGGEHLLSHYWDMTAAARGRKPDLHGRQVAIGTLLAARLYELLRRRTMAQQGRRQRAVQINEDELRRHFEPLVGEQTADEIASLSARKAAAGGGAGDRIARLDADAPAFWQSLEPLLIPASQLKASLAAAGVPTSPGALGLTGAEVRSALLYARCIRDRYTVLDLAADLGLLEELVPEVMAVLD from the coding sequence ATGACAACCGATCTGAACTCACTTCTGGGGAGAAGCTTCGCATGCGCTTGCGGGCAGACCCACTCCGTTCCCACGCGCGAAGTGGATATGGGAAGAGGAGCGCTGGATCGGCTGCGCAGCCTGGCGGAGAGACACCTGCCCGATGCCGGCGGCGTGTTGATCGCGGACCGGAACACCTGGGATGTCTGCGGACGCCGTGCCCACGGGCTCCTCGCGGGCATCGCTGACCGGCACATCATACTGGCCCCCTTCGATGGCGAGGGCAAGGTGCATGCCGATGACGTTACCCTCGCCGGGCTTTGCGCTGCGCTGCCCGGAGATGCCGCCTTTCTGGTCTGCATCGGCAGCGGCACCTTGAATGACCTGACCAAGCTGGCCGCAAGCGCCGCGGGGATCCCATCGCTCTGCGTGGCAACTGCGCCTTCGATGAACGGCTATCCCTCGGCGATTGCCGCCATCACCGTCCGGGGCGTCAAGTCCACCCAACCCTGTCAGCCGCCGGTAGCGATCTGCTGCGACACCGACGTCTTTTCAGCCGCGCCACGGGAGATGATCCAGGCCGGGTTCGGGGACCTGTTGTCGAAGAACACAAGTTCCGCGGACTGGCTCATGGCCCATCTGCTCACCGGGGAGCACTACTGCGAGCGCTGCGTGCAACTTGTGACTGATGCCGAGTGCGCCTGCAGAGCACAGGCCGCGAGCATAGGCGCCGGGGAGCCGAAGGCCATCGAGCTGCTCATGGACGGGCTGATCCGCTCGGGGGTGTCAATGGCGATGGCCGGGTCATCCAGCCCGGCTTCCGGCGGGGAGCATCTTCTGTCGCATTACTGGGACATGACCGCAGCGGCGCGGGGACGCAAGCCCGACCTCCACGGCCGCCAAGTCGCTATCGGAACGCTTCTTGCGGCAAGGCTCTACGAACTGTTGCGCCGGCGTACTATGGCCCAACAGGGCCGGCGGCAGCGAGCTGTGCAGATAAACGAAGACGAGCTACGCCGGCATTTCGAGCCCTTGGTCGGGGAGCAGACAGCGGACGAAATCGCTTCACTTTCCGCCCGGAAAGCAGCAGCAGGTGGCGGCGCGGGCGACCGAATCGCGCGGCTCGACGCGGATGCGCCGGCATTCTGGCAGAGCCTTGAGCCGCTGCTGATCCCGGCAAGCCAACTCAAGGCCTCGCTTGCGGCCGCCGGAGTGCCCACCAGCCCGGGAGCACTCGGGCTGACCGGGGCGGAGGTGCGGTCTGCCCTCCTCTACGCGCGGTGCATCCGTGACCGCTACACCGTGCTGGACCTCGCCGCTGACCTCGGGCTCTTGGAGGAACTCGTGCCCGAGGTCATGGCCGTTCTCGACTGA
- a CDS encoding amidohydrolase family protein: MVIDVHGHIGRISPDRREFVDVTNLIAKMDAWGIDVTCILPLSEHPEGAYLESDTEDVIAACARYPGRLIPFCLIDPRYGNRADMDFTHLLEEYTARGCKGIGEFLPKMDFDDPRCINLYQQAGRFGLPVLFDMMDCPQSYGLRDQFGLPRLERALQLCPDTVFIGHGPTFWAEISGEVPHDSRAGYPTGPIAPNGAVPRLMRQYENMWADISAGSGHNALTRDPAFGIEFLDEFQDKLMFGTDSCLRSDVDRIWLTVGLMRDLRENRKLPEEALEKIESRNAVRLLGLQGA, encoded by the coding sequence ATGGTCATTGATGTTCACGGTCATATCGGGCGCATTTCGCCCGATCGCCGCGAGTTCGTTGATGTCACGAACCTGATCGCGAAGATGGATGCCTGGGGCATTGATGTGACCTGTATTCTGCCCCTGAGCGAACACCCCGAAGGGGCGTATCTCGAAAGCGACACGGAGGACGTCATCGCAGCCTGCGCCCGGTATCCCGGGCGGCTCATCCCCTTCTGCCTGATCGACCCGCGCTACGGCAACCGGGCCGACATGGATTTCACGCACCTGCTGGAGGAGTACACGGCACGGGGCTGCAAAGGCATCGGCGAGTTTCTTCCCAAGATGGATTTCGACGACCCGCGTTGTATCAACCTGTACCAGCAGGCGGGACGGTTCGGGCTGCCGGTGCTCTTCGACATGATGGACTGTCCGCAAAGCTACGGTCTGCGCGATCAGTTCGGACTGCCCCGGCTCGAACGAGCCCTGCAACTGTGCCCCGACACCGTGTTCATCGGCCACGGGCCCACCTTCTGGGCGGAGATCTCGGGGGAAGTGCCCCATGACAGCCGCGCTGGGTACCCCACGGGCCCTATCGCGCCCAATGGTGCTGTGCCGAGACTCATGCGGCAGTACGAGAACATGTGGGCGGACATCTCGGCGGGGAGCGGTCACAATGCATTGACGCGAGACCCGGCTTTCGGGATCGAGTTCCTCGACGAGTTCCAGGACAAACTGATGTTCGGTACGGATTCCTGCCTGCGCAGTGATGTGGATCGTATCTGGCTCACGGTAGGGCTGATGCGTGACTTGCGCGAGAACCGGAAGCTTCCGGAGGAGGCCCTGGAGAAGATCGAGTCGCGCAATGCGGTGCGCCTGCTGGGGCTTCAGGGAGCATAG